Within Plasmodium gaboni strain SY75 chromosome Unknown, whole genome shotgun sequence, the genomic segment GATTCTGAAGATCCCTTGGGATCCTGGGCAGTTGCATCAGCAGGAACCTTGAATCAATATATAGATATGATATCTAATAAGATTGGTTTATCtaattttaaatttgtATCTCCTGTGTATGGTGTATTAGGAGCTTGTGTTATGAATCCATATACAAAACAATTGGTAATGGATAAATTGCCacttttaataaataatactTATGATATTTTGGAACAAAATAAGAATAAGCCTTCTGTAGTACAGGGTGTGTTTGAATTTTTGGAGCAGATAGCAAAAGATGAGGAAGGTTCTAAATTActttatatgaaatataatgGTTCTATGGGTAATTTGATTGATCAAACTATAACACTTATGAATTTGAATAGAGCAAATGATACAGTATATTTACCAGGTATTAAATTATTGTCAGCAATATGTGAAACTGCTAGTGTTTCTGGTTATGGAAATGATATGAATACTTCTAATATAATAGAATCATGTGAGTTATTATTAAATCTAGGTTCTGAGAAAGAACGAACTGttgaatttttaaatttgATTGATACGATGGTATTGGGTAATTTATTGGATGAAAAAGTGGCTTCTGAAGCattaaaaaagataaatagTTTAGTATCTGAAGAAAACTTATCAAAATATACAGAAGAAAATAGAGttgaaataataaaatcaTATGCAGGTTTGGTTAAAGATTGTGCAGCAACTGGATTATTTGCCCACATTCGTGGTATTGAAAAGGTTGAAATTCTGAACAATTTAGGAAAATGTATGGAATATGAACAGAATGAAGAAGTTACTGTGGCTGTATTGGAGGCATTAAGTCAGATAAGTGAATCTGATCCAAGTATTGctacaaaaatattaacatCTTCTTTGCCAATAATTATGGAAAATAATCgtgataatatattgaatgATACAACAACAGCAGAGGCTTTCTTGCAAGCATTAGAGAATTTAGTATTGCATGAAGGAGTTGGTCGACAActtattaataataaagaattgcaagatttattaaaagaattagAAAAAACTCTTGATGAAAGGAAAGAAGATTTGGGAAAAGATTATATAGAAGACATGAAACTTAAAATTTCTAATATATGTAATGCCATAAATGGTGATAAACCTAAAGAGAAGAAATGTAAAGATGTGTATGATATATTAACTGAATATAAGAAAAGCAATACCATTATTGATGTGTTACAAGAGCCATCTTTAGAAGAAGATATGGATTTTGTATTAGAACGATTAAAGGTATATAATCAAGATAATTTGTTACCAACAACAGCTACAGGTATAGACAATTCATATGGACATATGGCTATTGAAATGTTTTGTGAAAATGAAGTAAATATAGATGAGCTCATAAAGAGAAACTTTCATATTAGCGCTTTCTATTCTTTAACAAAACAAACTAATGAAAATGTAATACACTATTCATGTCGATCTATATGTGCttttacaaaaaatacTAATGGTTTAGATGCGGTAAAAGATGTCAAAGACTTTGCAAATGTTATAAGTAAATCTGTTGGAGATTTGAGTAAAGAGAATACATTAGATAAAGAAGTGAAGGAAgattttttaatacatcGTGTATTATTAATAGATAGAACTGCTTATAATAGAAATGTGTATGATAAGACAAATGCTGTTCATTATTTGATAGATATATGGAACCAATATGATAATGGTGATTATTctgttttattattaagaCACGTATTTCGTGCAATGAGAAAAATAGTATCTGATGCACATGTACAAACCTTATTAAAGGCTGGTGTATTAGTTCGTTtgattaatattataaataatattcaaactgacaaaataatattccctgatgttttatttttaattgGAAGTTTGTCTGTTGTTAAAGAAATAAAGAGTCAAATTGGTGAATTGAAGGGTATAGATGCATGTGtgaatttattattaagaTCGATAAATGTTGAAAAGATGGAGCCTACCATAACTAATTGTTGTTTGGCTTTAGCAAATATGTGTATAGATCACAAAGGCAATTCGAGTATCTTTTGTAATTTGAAAGGTCCTGATGTAAATGTGAAGATCTTAAAGTTATATAGATCTAATTTTGATGTAACGAATGGAGCATCTGTTTTACTTTGTAACATCTTATTTAGAAATGAAGAAATGAAGAAACAATATGGTATTAATGGTGCACCTGCTGAATTAGTAGAATGTTTAAAAAGTTATGATGGTAGTGATAATAAGAATGCAGTAAGATGTATCGAAAGTTTATTTAAAGCTATTTCTAACTTATCTTTATATACAGtaaatgtaaaatatttcttgGAGGCACAAATCCAAGTATCTTATGAATCATGGTTAGGAAATTTAAATGAATCTTTTCCAGATGCACAACTTGAGACTGGTTTACGTACCTTATCAAATTTGGTTATGGAGaatgatgaagaaaatatgaGGAATTTTGGAGTTACCTTAATTCCAGtattaaatgtattaaaGCAAAACAGAGAGGATACCAAAGtaattttcttattattagATATATTGTGTTCATTATGTCGTTTAAATGCTAATGCTAAAATATTTGCTGAAAATAATGGAATAGAGACAACTATAAATGTGATAcaattatatgattatgATATAACCTTATTATCATTGGCAATACATTTATTAAGTAACCAATGTAAGATTGAATCTAGTTTACCTTTATTAGTTAAGGCAGATGCCTTTTCTATATTGATTAGTTGTATGGAAGCTGAAACAGATGAGTTTGAGATGACTGAGTTGGTTGTATCATCATTAAGATGTGTTAGACGTTTAATACAATCTGAGGAGTTGGCTTATGAATTTTGTAATTGTGGTGGTGTTCCATCTATGgcaaatattatatgtaaatcAATGAAGAAATCTATTGTAATGTTAGAAGTGTTACGTGTTTTATTATgtgtattatattatactCAAAATGTAGAAGGAGTAACAAATGAATATCcagaagaagaagaagaattatataatgcTCGTTTAGGTGGATGGTATAATATAAGTATGGACAAAGAAATGATTGATTCTATAATTCAAGCAGTTTTGACTTGTGCATATGATGTGAATCATCAAAAACAATTACGTTTACAAAAGGTCTCTCTTGGTTTATTGGCTTATTTTGCTTATCACCGATTAGGTATTATATCTATGACTGCCTCTGGTTTTGATAGTTTAACAAGAGAagtattaaataattttggAGGGGATCCGGTTATTATGCAATTGTTAGCTATATGTATAGACAACATAGCAATGTATTCTGTAGAAGTATATGATACAACGATCACAAgagatataataaaatgtttCAAGGGTGCATTATCAAAAATgagtaataaaaaagaagataaGCAAGTATGGCAAAAGGTGCAAATGACTTTAGAGGCCATGAATTCAGCTGATGATCCTTTGGATGCATTTAAAAATactttattaatatttgaTTTTAATTTATCTGAGTTTGATAAGGATCCATATGTAAATGGTGTACATGATTTAGCATCTAATGTAAAGGATTCTTTAAGAAAAGGAGGTCaaagtaaaatatattatcaaagTGATGAAAGGCGATTATTTAAATGGAAAGCAAGTCAAGATCTAAATACATTAGAATGGACCATAGGAGATGATACAGAACGtgtatttaaaatatcaGTTGTTcgtataaaaaatatatcaaaagGATTATCTCATCCAATATTAATATCTGCAAATAAGAAGGAGCCAAGAAAGGTGAGTGCAAAAGTAActttatgtatatatggACCACCTACTGAGGATTTCCCAGAAGGATTGGAGTTGCCTATAAAGACGAAATCGCAGAAGGAAAGAGATGCCTTTGTGGATCTAATAGTATTGTGGCGTGACGCTGCAAGTTATAACTATTAAGATGGacaatatatatgtaaataaataaataaataaatatatatatatacttatatatatatttgtgtgtttattaatatgaaaGTAGAAGCGTCTACACTTTTAAGTTATATTCTTACacattttaaattttcatGTTTGTTAATTGTTAATTGTTAATTGTTTATGTTTGTTTGtttgtttgtttttttttttttttgtaagagtgttaaatatttacattaaatcttattttttatttttcatataagacgattattttattgtgttctattatcaaatataaGAACTATTaaagttatatatttaaaaaaataaattggtattttataaaaatgtattaacTTTGAAATAAAGTGGaattataacatatatatatatatgtatgtgAAGTATGGataacattatttttttggGGATATTGgtttgttattattttatattgtatGATGATTTATCACCATAAAATCTTTTAACCTATGGGaactattatatatgaacatatatatatatatatatatataatttgtttttttttaaggaAATTCAAAATGAGAGGTAAAGTTTGATTTATATGACAGTTTTCATTTTGAGGGTGAAAGgtattttctatattttttttttttttttttaagtttAAAATATGTTGGTAAAAAAAGGTCTCataattttgttatttagcatatatatatatatatatatatatatatatatatatatatatatatgtaatatgTAAGGTcaatatatagataaagataaataaatatatgaaaacatgtatgtatttctaaataaatatatataatatttatatatcatatttatatgtcatattttattcatattaatCTTTATTATCCATATCGTCATCCATTTTGGGAGCTAAGAAAAATTTAACAAATCCAACTTTTAAGGTATCTGAATCAGGGGAGGTATCtttaatttcatatttGAACTCGATTGGTCTACTGTCACTTAATCCTAAGACGACTACATCTGCTAAAATGTTTGATTTAGAAAACAAGTTTAAATATTTGATGGCAAAAGAttgtttaattttttttttggattTAATTGTAACTCCAATATCATCTTCGCTAGTTGAATCTCTTGGTTTGAGAGCTACTTCAGCATCACCTACTATACCTTTTGTAGTAAATTTAATACAATTAGAATCAATTTCAATAAAAACAGTATCAGAAAATTCTGATAAATTCCTAAATATATTGGTTAATTCTTTACTGCTTAATTCTACTTCTGCATCAAATCCTTCTTCACAGTCAGgtatatttaaagaatcCAAT encodes:
- a CDS encoding hypothetical protein (conserved Plasmodium protein, unknown function); this translates as DSEDPLGSWAVASAGTLNQYIDMISNKIGLSNFKFVSPVYGVLGACVMNPYTKQLVMDKLPLLINNTYDILEQNKNKPSVVQGVFEFLEQIAKDEEGSKLLYMKYNGSMGNLIDQTITLMNLNRANDTVYLPGIKLLSAICETASVSGYGNDMNTSNIIESCELLLNLGSEKERTVEFLNLIDTMVLGNLLDEKVASEALKKINSLVSEENLSKYTEENRVEIIKSYAGLVKDCAATGLFAHIRGIEKVEILNNLGKCMEYEQNEEVTVAVLEALSQISESDPSIATKILTSSLPIIMENNRDNILNDTTTAEAFLQALENLVLHEGVGRQLINNKELQDLLKELEKTLDERKEDLGKDYIEDMKLKISNICNAINGDKPKEKKCKDVYDILTEYKKSNTIIDVLQEPSLEEDMDFVLERLKVYNQDNLLPTTATGIDNSYGHMAIEMFCENEVNIDELIKRNFHISAFYSLTKQTNENVIHYSCRSICAFTKNTNGLDAVKDVKDFANVISKSVGDLSKENTLDKEVKEDFLIHRVLLIDRTAYNRNVYDKTNAVHYLIDIWNQYDNGDYSVLLLRHVFRAMRKIVSDAHVQTLLKAGVLVRLINIINNIQTDKIIFPDVLFLIGSLSVVKEIKSQIGELKGIDACVNLLLRSINVEKMEPTITNCCLALANMCIDHKGNSSIFCNLKGPDVNVKILKLYRSNFDVTNGASVLLCNILFRNEEMKKQYGINGAPAELVECLKSYDGSDNKNAVRCIESLFKAISNLSLYTVNVKYFLEAQIQVSYESWLGNLNESFPDAQLETGLRTLSNLVMENDEENMRNFGVTLIPVLNVLKQNREDTKVIFLLLDILCSLCRLNANAKIFAENNGIETTINVIQLYDYDITLLSLAIHLLSNQCKIESSLPLLVKADAFSILISCMEAETDEFEMTELVVSSLRCVRRLIQSEELAYEFCNCGGVPSMANIICKSMKKSIVMLEVLRVLLCVLYYTQNVEGVTNEYPEEEEELYNARLGGWYNISMDKEMIDSIIQAVLTCAYDVNHQKQLRLQKVSLGLLAYFAYHRLGIISMTASGFDSLTREVLNNFGGDPVIMQLLAICIDNIAMYSVEVYDTTITRDIIKCFKGALSKMSNKKEDKQVWQKVQMTLEAMNSADDPLDAFKNTLLIFDFNLSEFDKDPYVNGVHDLASNVKDSLRKGGQSKIYYQSDERRLFKWKASQDLNTLEWTIGDDTERVFKISVVRIKNISKGLSHPILISANKKEPRKVSAKVTLCIYGPPTEDFPEGLELPIKTKSQKERDAFVDLIVLWRDAASYNY
- a CDS encoding proliferating cell nuclear antigen, with translation MLEAKLNNASILKKLFECIKDLVNDANVDADESGLKLQALDGNHVSLVSLHLLDSGFSHYRCDRERVLGVNIASLNKVFKLCGANESVVISSKDDEDNLNFVFENNKEDKVTNFSLKLMSIELDSLNIPDCEEGFDAEVELSSKELTNIFRNLSEFSDTVFIEIDSNCIKFTTKGIVGDAEVALKPRDSTSEDDIGVTIKSKKKIKQSFAIKYLNLFSKSNILADVVVLGLSDSRPIEFKYEIKDTSPDSDTLKVGFVKFFLAPKMDDDMDNKD